One genomic window of Hymenobacter sp. J193 includes the following:
- a CDS encoding IS5 family transposase (programmed frameshift): MEYLLTDAQWARIAPLLPGREGTKGGRGQDNRRFVEAVLWLLRNGCRWRALPAVWGNWHTTYTRFQRWTASGVWARVLAAVQEDDALHTLLVDSTTVRAHQHASGARKKTDPQALGRSRGGLTSKLHAVADARGRFVRGGLTAGQRHDAPQALPLLAGLAPAFVVADRGYDSDPLVAALAARGTCAVIPPRRKRRHPRAYDPARYAQRHPVERLFSRLKQFRRVATRYDKLDAHFLAFIHLAATVLWLRDC, encoded by the exons ATGGAGTATTTGTTGACGGACGCGCAGTGGGCGCGGATTGCGCCTTTGCTGCCTGGCCGGGAAGGCACGAAAGGCGGCCGTGGCCAGGACAATCGCCGCTTTGTCGAAGCAGTGTTGTGGTTATTGCGCAACGGCTGCCGCTGGCGCGCCCTGCCGGCGGTGTGGGGCAACTGGCACACGACGTACACGCGCTTCCAGCGCTGGACGGCCTCGGGCGTGTGGGCCCGGGTGCTGGCCGCCGTGCAAGAGGACGATGCGCTGCACACGCTGCTGGTCGACTCGACTACGGTGCGGGCCCACCAGCACGCGAGCGGGGCGCGCAAAAAAACGGACC CGCAAGCCCTGGGACGGAGCCGCGGCGGCTTGACCAGCAAGCTGCACGCCGTGGCCGACGCCCGGGGCCGGTTCGTGCGCGGCGGGCTGACGGCCGGCCAGCGCCACGACGCCCCGCAAGCGTTGCCGCTGCTCGCCGGATTGGCCCCGGCCTTTGTCGTAGCCGACCGGGGCTACGATTCCGACCCGCTCGTGGCCGCGCTGGCCGCCCGCGGCACGTGCGCCGTCATTCCGCCCCGGCGCAAGCGCCGCCACCCGCGCGCCTACGACCCGGCCCGTTACGCCCAGCGACACCCCGTCGAACGGCTCTTCAGCCGGCTCAAGCAATTTCGCCGAGTGGCCACCCGGTATGACAAGCTCGATGCCCATTTCTTAGCCTTTATTCACCTCGCCGCAACCGTCCTCTGGTTGCGCGACTGTTAA